The following are encoded together in the Hoplias malabaricus isolate fHopMal1 chromosome 3, fHopMal1.hap1, whole genome shotgun sequence genome:
- the prkcda gene encoding protein kinase C, delta a isoform X1, with translation MAPFLRIAFNAYDLGALSPMAESPFCAVKMKEALSTERGKTLIQKKPTMFPAWRASFDAHIYEGRVIQVLLMRTAEDPLAEVTVGVSVLAERCKKANGRAEFWVDLQPSGKVMMSVQYFVEDVDSGETCKDSRQSVMMEEDAPTLTRRRGAIKQAKVHFIKNHEFIATFFRQPTFCSVCRDFVWGLNKQGYKCRQCNAAIHKKCIDKIIGRCTGTAANSRDTVFQKERFKIDMPHRFKIYNYMSPTFCDHCGSLLWGLVKQGLKCEDCSMNVHHKCQTKVANLCGINQKLLAEALTQVSQKSTKRSDTNTHDTGVYQDFNKSPGPDGSDGTPYGLIWEGSSPRPPSRIMHQTRITAEHFTFHKVLGKGSFGKVFLAEMKGSGEWFAVKALKKDVVLMDDDVECTMIEKRVLAMAWDNPFLTHLYSTFQTKEHLFFVMEYLNGGDLMFHIQEKGRFDLYRATFYGAEIVCGLQFLHGKGIIYRDLKLDNVMLDGEGHIKIADFGMCKENVFGDNLATTFCGTPDYIAPEILLGQQYSFSVDWWSFGVLVYEMLIGQSPFHGDDEDELFESIRMDTPHYPRWITVDTKNMLERLFERDPSRRLGVVSNIRSQPFFKTVNWPALERREIEPPFKPKVKSPNDCSNFDREFLSEKPRLSHCEKGLIDSMDQSAFAGFSFINQRMEHLLQK, from the exons ATGGCACCCTTCCTGAGAATTGCGTTTAATGCCTATGATCTTGGTGCACTTTCACCAATGGCTGAGTCGCCTTTCTGTGCAGTCAAAATGAAGGAGGCACTCAGCACAG AACGAGGGAAGACTTTGATTCAGAAGAAGCCCACCATGTTCCCTGCTTGGCGTGCCAGCTTTGATGCACATATTTATGAGGGGCGTGTCATACAGGTGCTCCTCATGCGGACTGCTGAGGACCCCTTAGCAGAGGTGACAGTGGGCGTGTCTGTATTAGCAGAGAGATGCAAGAAGGCCAATGGTCGTGCAGAATtctgg GTCGATCTGCAACCTTCAGGAAAAGTGATGATGTCTGTGCAGTATTTTGTGGAGGATGTGGATTCAGGTGAGACATGCAAAG ACTCTCGTCAGTCTGTAATGATGGAGGAAGATGCTCCAACTCTGACTCGCCGCCGTGGGGCTATTAAACAGGCCAAAGTTCACTTCATCAAAAACCATGAGTTTATTGCCACCTTCTTTAGACAGCCCACCTTCTGCTCTGTCTGCAGAGACTTTGTctg GGGGCTTAACAAGCAAGGATATAAGTGCAGAC AATGTAATGCAGCTATACATAAGAAATGCATTGACAAAATCATTGGCAGATGCACAGGCACAGCGGCTAACAGCCGTGACACAGTG tttcaGAAGGAGCGTTTCAAAATTGACATGCCACACCGCTTTAAGATCTACAACTACATGAGTCCTACCTTCTGTGACCACTGTGGAAGTCTGTTGTGGGGCCTTGTTAAACAAGGACTAAAGTgtgagg acTGTAGCATGAATGTTCATCATAAGTGCCAGACTAAAGTAGCCAACCTGTGTGGGATCAACCAGAAACTGCTGGCAGAAGCACTCACTCAAGTCAGCCAG AAGTCCACAAAGCGGTCTGATACAAACACACACGATACTGGAGTTTACCAGGACTTTAACAAAAGCCCTGGGCCTGATGGCAGTG ATGGGACTCCATATGGTCTTATTTGGGAGGGCTCCAGTCCCCGTCCTCCTTCTCGGATCATGCACCAGACACGCATCACTGCTGAACACTTCACCTTCCACAAGGTGCTGGGCAAAGGCAGCTTTGGCAAG GTGTTTCTGGCTGAAATGAAGGGCTCTGGGGAATGGTTTGCTGTGAAAGCACTAAAGAAAGATGTTGTTCTAATGGATGATGATGTTGAGTGTACTATGATTGAAAAGCGTGTATTGGCTATGGCCTGGGATAATCCCTTCCTTACACACCTTTATTCCACCTTCCAGACCaag GAGCATTTATTCTTTGTGATGGAGTATCTGAATGGAGGAGATCTAATGTTCCATATACAGGAAAAAGGACGCTTTGACCTCTACAGAGCCAC AttctatggagcagaaattgTGTGTGGACTCCAGTTCCTTCATGGGAAAGGCATTATCTACAG AGACCTGAAATTGGATAACGTGATGTTAGATGGAGAAGGTCATATAAAAATAGCTGATTTTGGCATGTGTAAGGAGAATGTTTTTGGAGACAATCTGGCCACAACCTTCTGTGGAACGCCAGACTACATTGCCCCTGAG aTCCTTCTGGGTCAGCAGTATTCATTTTCAGTGGACTGGTGGTCTTTTGGTGTGCTGGTGTATGAGATGCTGATTGGTCAGTCACCGTTTCATGGAGATGATGAAGATGAGCTGTTTGAGTCTATCCGTATGGACACACCTCACTATCCTCGCTGGATCACTGTGGATACCAAAAATATGCTAGAGCGG cTATTTGAGCGAGATCCTTCCCGTCGCTTGGGTGTTGTGAGTAACATCCGATCTCAGCCATTCTTCAAGACTGTGAACTGGCCTGCTTTAGAGAGGAGAGAAATTGAACCTCCTTTCAAACCAAAAGTG AAATCTCCTAATGACTGCAGCAATTTTGATCGTGAATTTTTAAGTGAGAAGCCTCGTCTCTCTCACTGTGAGAAAGGTTTGATTGACTCAATGGACCAAAGCGCCTTCGCTGGCTTCTCGTTCATCAATCAAAGAATGGAGCACCTCTTGCAGAAGTGA
- the prkcda gene encoding protein kinase C, delta a isoform X2, with the protein MAPFLRIAFNAYDLGALSPMAESPFCAVKMKEALSTERGKTLIQKKPTMFPAWRASFDAHIYEGRVIQVLLMRTAEDPLAEVTVGVSVLAERCKKANGRAEFWVDLQPSGKVMMSVQYFVEDVDSDSRQSVMMEEDAPTLTRRRGAIKQAKVHFIKNHEFIATFFRQPTFCSVCRDFVWGLNKQGYKCRQCNAAIHKKCIDKIIGRCTGTAANSRDTVFQKERFKIDMPHRFKIYNYMSPTFCDHCGSLLWGLVKQGLKCEDCSMNVHHKCQTKVANLCGINQKLLAEALTQVSQKSTKRSDTNTHDTGVYQDFNKSPGPDGSDGTPYGLIWEGSSPRPPSRIMHQTRITAEHFTFHKVLGKGSFGKVFLAEMKGSGEWFAVKALKKDVVLMDDDVECTMIEKRVLAMAWDNPFLTHLYSTFQTKEHLFFVMEYLNGGDLMFHIQEKGRFDLYRATFYGAEIVCGLQFLHGKGIIYRDLKLDNVMLDGEGHIKIADFGMCKENVFGDNLATTFCGTPDYIAPEILLGQQYSFSVDWWSFGVLVYEMLIGQSPFHGDDEDELFESIRMDTPHYPRWITVDTKNMLERLFERDPSRRLGVVSNIRSQPFFKTVNWPALERREIEPPFKPKVKSPNDCSNFDREFLSEKPRLSHCEKGLIDSMDQSAFAGFSFINQRMEHLLQK; encoded by the exons ATGGCACCCTTCCTGAGAATTGCGTTTAATGCCTATGATCTTGGTGCACTTTCACCAATGGCTGAGTCGCCTTTCTGTGCAGTCAAAATGAAGGAGGCACTCAGCACAG AACGAGGGAAGACTTTGATTCAGAAGAAGCCCACCATGTTCCCTGCTTGGCGTGCCAGCTTTGATGCACATATTTATGAGGGGCGTGTCATACAGGTGCTCCTCATGCGGACTGCTGAGGACCCCTTAGCAGAGGTGACAGTGGGCGTGTCTGTATTAGCAGAGAGATGCAAGAAGGCCAATGGTCGTGCAGAATtctgg GTCGATCTGCAACCTTCAGGAAAAGTGATGATGTCTGTGCAGTATTTTGTGGAGGATGTGGATTCAG ACTCTCGTCAGTCTGTAATGATGGAGGAAGATGCTCCAACTCTGACTCGCCGCCGTGGGGCTATTAAACAGGCCAAAGTTCACTTCATCAAAAACCATGAGTTTATTGCCACCTTCTTTAGACAGCCCACCTTCTGCTCTGTCTGCAGAGACTTTGTctg GGGGCTTAACAAGCAAGGATATAAGTGCAGAC AATGTAATGCAGCTATACATAAGAAATGCATTGACAAAATCATTGGCAGATGCACAGGCACAGCGGCTAACAGCCGTGACACAGTG tttcaGAAGGAGCGTTTCAAAATTGACATGCCACACCGCTTTAAGATCTACAACTACATGAGTCCTACCTTCTGTGACCACTGTGGAAGTCTGTTGTGGGGCCTTGTTAAACAAGGACTAAAGTgtgagg acTGTAGCATGAATGTTCATCATAAGTGCCAGACTAAAGTAGCCAACCTGTGTGGGATCAACCAGAAACTGCTGGCAGAAGCACTCACTCAAGTCAGCCAG AAGTCCACAAAGCGGTCTGATACAAACACACACGATACTGGAGTTTACCAGGACTTTAACAAAAGCCCTGGGCCTGATGGCAGTG ATGGGACTCCATATGGTCTTATTTGGGAGGGCTCCAGTCCCCGTCCTCCTTCTCGGATCATGCACCAGACACGCATCACTGCTGAACACTTCACCTTCCACAAGGTGCTGGGCAAAGGCAGCTTTGGCAAG GTGTTTCTGGCTGAAATGAAGGGCTCTGGGGAATGGTTTGCTGTGAAAGCACTAAAGAAAGATGTTGTTCTAATGGATGATGATGTTGAGTGTACTATGATTGAAAAGCGTGTATTGGCTATGGCCTGGGATAATCCCTTCCTTACACACCTTTATTCCACCTTCCAGACCaag GAGCATTTATTCTTTGTGATGGAGTATCTGAATGGAGGAGATCTAATGTTCCATATACAGGAAAAAGGACGCTTTGACCTCTACAGAGCCAC AttctatggagcagaaattgTGTGTGGACTCCAGTTCCTTCATGGGAAAGGCATTATCTACAG AGACCTGAAATTGGATAACGTGATGTTAGATGGAGAAGGTCATATAAAAATAGCTGATTTTGGCATGTGTAAGGAGAATGTTTTTGGAGACAATCTGGCCACAACCTTCTGTGGAACGCCAGACTACATTGCCCCTGAG aTCCTTCTGGGTCAGCAGTATTCATTTTCAGTGGACTGGTGGTCTTTTGGTGTGCTGGTGTATGAGATGCTGATTGGTCAGTCACCGTTTCATGGAGATGATGAAGATGAGCTGTTTGAGTCTATCCGTATGGACACACCTCACTATCCTCGCTGGATCACTGTGGATACCAAAAATATGCTAGAGCGG cTATTTGAGCGAGATCCTTCCCGTCGCTTGGGTGTTGTGAGTAACATCCGATCTCAGCCATTCTTCAAGACTGTGAACTGGCCTGCTTTAGAGAGGAGAGAAATTGAACCTCCTTTCAAACCAAAAGTG AAATCTCCTAATGACTGCAGCAATTTTGATCGTGAATTTTTAAGTGAGAAGCCTCGTCTCTCTCACTGTGAGAAAGGTTTGATTGACTCAATGGACCAAAGCGCCTTCGCTGGCTTCTCGTTCATCAATCAAAGAATGGAGCACCTCTTGCAGAAGTGA